The Gadus macrocephalus chromosome 21, ASM3116895v1 genome has a segment encoding these proteins:
- the tulp4a gene encoding tubby-related protein 4a isoform X4, translated as MFAAVEHGPVLCSDSNILCLSWKGRVPKSEKEKPVCRKRYYEEGWLATGNGRGVVGVTFTSSHRRRDRTTPQRINFNLRGHNSEVVLVRWNEPFQKLATCDTDGGIFVWIQYEGRWSVELVNDRGAQVSDFTWSHDGAQALISYRDGFVLVGSVSGQRHWSSEINLESQITCGIWTPDDQQVLFGTADGQVIVMDCHGRMLAHILLHESDGIVCMSWNYPNFLVEDRSESDTDSDDYPPPKVHNMKPLLTVSFTSGDISLMNNYDDLSPTLIRTRLKDVMIQWCSQGDLLAVAGMERGVLAPDPSGLHPVRNAIVKFYNVRGEHIYTLDTPAQRPITTLCWGHRDSRLFLACGPALYVVRVEHRVAGLQLLCQQGIASALREEKDAAKLVIPARLCSYVTAAFAPTIKPPIPDPNNMRDFVSYPTAGNERLHCTMKRTEDNPEVGGPCYTLYLEYLGGLVPILKGRRISKLRPEFVIMDPKTDGKADEVYSNTLISSMIDSCNCSDSSDIELSDDWVGKKSPKISRGSKSPKLPRINIDPRKSPKLSRATQEISRSPRLPIRKPSIGSPSLTRREFPLDDITQHNYLAQVTSNIWGTKFKIVGLAAFLPTNLGAVIYKTSLLHLQPRQMTVYLPEVRKISMDYINLPVFSPNVFSEDEDDLPAAGTTVSDVNNPPCSVNIPIAPIHSPAQAMSPTQSIGLVQSLLANQNVQLDVLSRPMASPDGATAGGSDQGQTAQYAVSARYSSPGQVIFGGVDTGHLMGGSSSHHPQQIQPQQSRHQQQQQQQQQLQQQQQQLQQQQQQLQQQQQQQLQQQQQQLQQQQHQLQQQQQQQQVQQHQQHLHQNHQQQHLKQQYQQQHLQQNHQPPQHQQLQHQQQHQQQQYQQPHQQQQHQHQQYQQQLQQQQLQHHHQQLQQQQMLQQIQQMQQQQQHQQQLQQHMQQQHLQQQHIQHIQQQLQQQQQQQQLQQQQQLQQQHQHLQQQQQMQAHQQQQNPQMQQQLQQHQVQAQMPASSLSSAQSPGAALHLLQPVALQIQIPHLPADVAVERGGHGVEHEHLLKIKAGRPAPQLAEGDTVVFSAPLELSKMNPPPPYPGTVAAAAAAAASSGGAPQHGDLGMKKSDFPQYPSGPPPSGNTPYPTPLGYERITTFDSSGNVEEVCRPRTRLICNQNVYTLQSPGSSATLRVTSSSSAEGKKIQLPYSSATLNRLTVPRYSIPSGDPPPYPDPANQNNAASRNPGQRLDSNLIHATLRRNSREAALKVSQILDQPRPLPPKAKNSAPLAASYQQRAPTALYTCSQCSSGSSIGGPAPGSTNGIAGGTIIRQDFPPGNGAPHSTVIVHSNSTTLLASQSSYSLLGALDGPGAGSGSGRDRTDYINSAFTEDENLNQSLRHLALGGADMSDLVVKRPPPYQWEPATTDEVWVPQERTATLTPTGPPGAHKPPPLILGPAQHLDISRLPFILSPKSPTSASVASFHAAAVAAGYQISLQYTPATSYSGPQMQPIPGSPRPCSSPKEMVAPVPLPQQDAALVVPPGYTANLANLTCCPLPPMYPGGSSCGRLPIPPIALHAPWGTYSPCPPVPGPAAPLPLPPKASQLAAFEKNAYAVPAPATLPPAVPPSPPPPPPPPPTTSSLPPAESQSHMGAPEAMAADAGEMFQEVLSLTESPAPQRSDKFGKKNRKRTDGRQDEAPPPLGEGGKSKKEGRALGDFNSLISSPRLGSRDKKKLKGQKEQQLKAKKLSKAAGNSEFQDSSESEPELFISGDELLNQSGKKGWKSKRSLRAASELEELKCRKANEKEDRGLGSQGFVYVMANKQPLWNEATQVYQLDFGGRVTQESAKNFQIELEGRQVMQFGRIDGNAYILDFQYPFSAVQAFAVALANVTQRLK; from the exons ATGTTCGCCGCTGTCGAGCATGGACCTGTTCTCTGCAGCGACTCAAATATCCTTTGCCTGTCGTGGAAGGGACGGGTGCCCAAGAGCGAGAAGGAAAAGCCGGTGTGTAGGAAGCGCTACTACGAAGAGGGATGGCTCGCTACAGGCAACGGGAGAGGCGTAGTCGGTGTCACGTTCACGTCAAGCCACCGCAGAAGGGACCGCACAACACCGCAAAGAATCAACTTCAACCTCAGAGGACACAATAGTGAG GTGGTTCTGGTGCGCTGGAATGAGCCCTTCCAGAAGCTGGCCACCTGTGACACGGACGGGGGCATCTTCGTGTGGATCCAGTACGAGGGCCGCTGGTCTGTGGAGCTGGTCAACGACCGTGGAGCTCAG GTGAGCGACTTCACCTGGTCCCACGATGGCGCCCAGGCGCTGATTTCCTACCGAGACGGCTTTGTCCTGGTGGGCTCGGTCAGCGGCCAGAGGCACTGGTCCTCCGAAATCAACCTGGAGAGCCAGATCACCTGTGGCATCTGGACCCCGGATGACCAGCAG GTGTTGTTTGGCACGGCGGATGGACAGGTGATCGTGATGGACTGCCACGGCCGAATGCTGGCACATATCCTTCTGCACGAGTCTGACGGCATCGTGTGCATGTCCTGGAACTACCCCAACTTTCTGGTGGAGGACCGCAGTGAGAGCGACACAGACTCGGACGACTACCCCCCGCCCAAAG TGCATAACATGAAACCACTGCTTACGGTCAGCTTCACCTCGGGGGACATCAGCCTGATGAACAACTATGATGACCTCTCCCCAACCCTCATCAGAACCCGcctcaaag aTGTGATGATCCAGTGGTGCTCCCAGGGGGACCTCCTGGCCGTGgcggggatggagaggggggtgCTTGCTCCCGACCCCTCCGGTCTGCACCCGGTCAGGAACGCCATCGTCAAGTTCTACAACGTCCGCGGGGAACATATCTACACACTGGACACGCCGGCCCAG CGGCCCATCACCACGCTGTGCTGGGGCCACCGGGACTCGCGTCTGTTCCTGGCATGCGGCCCAGCGCTGTACGTGGTGCGCGTGGAGCACCGTGTGGCCGGCCTGCAGCTGCTGTGCCAGCAGGGCATCGCCTCGGCGCTCCGGGAGGAGAAGGACGCCGCCAAGCTGGTCATCCCCGCCCGCCTGTGCTCCTATGTCACGGCCGCCTTCGCACCCACCATCAag CCGCCCATCCCGGACCCAAACAACATGCGTGACTTTGTGAGCTACCCCACTGCCGGCAACGAGCGGCTGCACTGCACCATGAAGCGCACAGAGGACAACCCCGAGGTGGGCGGGCCCTGCTACACGCTGTACCTGGAGTACCTGGGGGGCCTGGTGCCCATCCTGAAGGGCCGGCGCATCAGCAAGCTGCGCCCCGAGTTCGTCATCATGGACCCAAAGACGGACGGGAAAGCAG ATGAGGTCTACAGCAACACACTGATCTCTTCCATGATTGACAGCTGTAACTGCTCAGACTCCAGCGACATAGAGCTTAGCGATGACTGGGTTGGCAAGAAATCCCCAAAGATCTCCAGAGGCAGCAAATCCCCCAAACTTCCCAG GATAAACATCGATCCAAGAAAGTCCCCCAAACTGTCCCGCGCAACGCAAGAGATCTCAAGGTCGCCAAGGTTACCCATACGGAAGCCCTCCATTGGCTCTCCCAGTCTCACACGGAGAGAATTTCCGCTAGATGACATCACACAG CATAATTACCTTGCTCAGGTCACATCAAATATCTGGGGAACCAAGTTCAAGATCGTGGGGCTGGCTGCGTTCCTGCCCACCAACCTCGGCGCAG TCATCTACAAGAccagcctcctccacctgcagccgCGCCAGATGACCGTCTACCTGCCCGAGGTCCGCAAGATCTCCATGGACTACATCAACCTCCCGGTCTTCAGTCCCAACGTCTTcagcgaggacgaggacgacctCCCTGCTGCAGGCACCACCGTCTCCGACGTCAACAACCCGCCCTGCAGCGTCAACATCCCCATCGCCCCCATCCACAGCCCCGCCCAGGCCATGTCCCCCACCCAAAGCATCGGCCTGGTCCAGTCCCTCCTAGCCAATCAGAACGTCCAGCTGGATGTCCTCTCCCGCCCCATGGCCAGCCCCGACGGGGCCACTGCGGGGGGCTCGGACCAGGGCCAGACAGCCCAGTACGCAGTCTCAGCCCGGTACTCCAGTCCAGGGCAGGTCATCTTTGGAGGGGTCGATACTGGTCACCTCATGGGGGGGTCGTCCTCCCATCACCCACAGCAAATACAGCCGCAGCAAAGTCGccatcaacaacagcaacaacagcaacagcaacttcaacaacagcaacagcaacttcaacaacagcagcagcaacttcaacaacaacagcagcagcaacttcaacaacagcagcagcaacttcaacaacagcagcatcaacttcaacaacagcagcagcagcaacaggttcaacagcatcaacaacatCTTCATCAAAACCATCAACAGCAGCATCTTAAACAACAGTACCAACAACAGCATCTTCAGCAAAACCATCAACCGCCCCAACATCAACAGCTTCAACAccaacaacagcatcaacaacaacagtaccaacaaccgcatcaacaacaacaacaccaacaccaacagtaCCAACAGCAACTGCAGCAACAACAGCTTCAGCACCATCATCAACAGCTCCAACAGCAGCAGATGCTGCAGCAGATCCAGcaaatgcagcagcagcagcagcaccaacagcagctccagcagcacatgcagcagcagcatctgcagcagcagcacataCAACACATACAGCAGCAgctgcaacaacaacagcagcagcagcagctgcagcaacagcagcagctgcagcaacagcatcagcacctgcaacaacagcaacaaatgCAAgcacatcagcagcagcagaatcCTCAAATGCAACAGCAGCTACAGCAGCATCAAGTCCAAGCTCAGATGCCTGCATCGTCGCTGTCATCTGCTCAGTCTCCAGGTGCAGCCCTGCACCTGCTGCAGCCGGTTGCCCTGCAGATCCAGATCCCTCATCTGCCGGCGGACGTGGCGGTCGAGAGAGGTGGGCACGGGGTCGAACACGAGCACCTGCTGAAGATCAAGGCCGGCCGCCCCGCCCCGCAGCTGGCTGAGGGCGACACGGTGGTGTTCAGTGCGCCCCTAGAGCTCAGCAAGATGAACCCCCCGCCCCCTTATCCAGGGACggtggcggcagcagcagcggcagcggccTCCTCCGGCGGAGCTCCTCAGCACGGAGACCTGGGCATGAAGAAGTCGGACTTCCCTCAGTATCCCTCGGGCCCGCCGCCATCGGGGAACACGCCGTACCCCACGCCCCTAGGCTACGAGCGAATCACCACCTTTGACAGCAGTGGCAACGTGGAGGAGGTGTGTCGGCCCAGAACCCGGCTCATCTGCAACCAGAACGTCTACACGCTGCAGAGCCCCGGCAGCTCAGCCACACTCAGGgtcacctcctcatcctcagccGAGGGCAAGAAGATCCAGCTACCCTACTCCTCCGCTACCCTCAATAGACTCACTGTTCCGCGGTACTCCATACCAAGTGGAGATCCGCCCCCTTACCCAGACCCGGCCAATCAGAACAATGCTGCCAGTAGGAACCCGGGACAGAGACTGGACAGCAACCTCATCCATGCCACTCTCAGGCGGAATAGCCGAGAGGCCGCTCTCAAGGTCTCCCAGATCCTAGACCAACCGAGACCCCTGCCCCCTAAAGCCAAGAACAGTGCCCCGCTGGCCGCCTCCtaccagcagagggcgcccACCGCCCTGTACACCTGCAGCCAGTGTAGCAGTGGATCCAGCATTGGGGGTCCGGCTCCAGGCAGCACCAACGGCATCGCTGGGGGGACAATCATCAGGCAGGACTTCCCTCCTGGGAACGGGGCTCCGCACAGCACAGTGATTGTCCACTCCAACAGCACTACGTTGCTGGCCTCTCAGTCCTCCTACAGCCTGCTGGGTgccctggacgggcccggggctGGAAGTGGGAGCGGCCGGGACAGGACCGACTACATCAACTCTGCCTTCACCGAGGACGAGAACCTCAACCAGTCCCTGAGGCATCTGGCACTGGGAGGAGCTGACATGTCTGATTTGGTGGTCAAGCGACCCCCTCCCTATCAGTGGGAGCCAGCCACCACAGATGAGGTGTGGGTACCTCAAGAACGGACAGCAACTCTGACCCCCACAGGGCCCCCAGGAGCCCACAAACCACCTCCCCTCATCCTGGGCCCAGCTCAGCACCTAGACATTTCCAGGCTTCCGTTCATCCTTTCTCCAAAGTCCCCCACCAGCGCCAGCGTTGCGTCGTTCCATGCCGCAGCGGTCGCCGCCGGTTACCAGATCTCTCTCCAGTACACCCCGGCTACATCCTACTCAGGGCCACAGATGCAGCCCATCCCTGGGTCCCCtcgtccctgctcctctcctaaGGAGATGGTGGCCCCGGTGCCTCTCCCACAGCAGGACGCCGCCCTGGTCGTACCGCCCGGCTACACGGCCAACCTGGCCAACCTCACCTGCTGTCCTCTTCCGCCCATGTACCCCGGAGGCAGCTCGTGTGGCAggctccccatccctcccatcGCCCTCCATGCCCCCTGGGGTACGTACAGCCCCTGTCCCCCTGTGCCCGGCCCTGCTGCGCCTCTGCCCCTGCCCCCTAAGGCCTCGCAATTGGCGGCCTTTGAGAAAAACGCTTACGCGGTTCCTGCCCCGGCTACCCTTCCACCAGcggttcctccttctcctcctcctcctcctcctcctcctccgactacCTCCTCTCTGCCCCCAGCAGAGTCTCAGAGCCATATGGGGGCCCCGGAGGCCATGGCGGCAGACGCCGGGGAGATGTTCCAGGAGGTCCTCTCCCTCACTGAGAGCCCTGCGCCACAGCGCTCCGACAAGTTCGGCAAGAAGAACCGCAAACGGACGGACGGGCGGCAGGACGAGGCGCCGCCGCCCCTCGGCGAGGGGGGCAAGTCCAAGAAGGAGGGCCGCGCGCTCGGGGACTTCAACTCGCTCATCTCCAGCCCACGTCTGGGCAGCAGGGACAAGAAGAAGCTGAAGGGACAGAAAGAGCAGCAGCTGAAGGCCAAGAAGCTGAGCAAGGCGGCGGGCAACAGCGAGTTCCAGGACAGCTCGGAGAGCGAGCCCGAACTGTTCATCAGCGGTGACGAGCTGCTGAACCAGAGCGGGAAGAAGGGCTGGAAGAGCAAGCGGAGCCTGCGGGCCGCCAGCGAGCTGGAGGAGCTCAAGTGTCGCAAGGCCAACGAGAAGGAGGACCGAGGACTGGGCAGCCAGGGCTTTGTGTACGTCATGGCCAACAAACAGCCACTGTGGAACGAAGCCACCCAGGTGTACCAGCTGGACTTTGGGGGGCGCGTCACACAAGAGTCGGCCAAGAACTTCCAGATTGAACTGGAAGGGCgacag GTGATGCAGTTTGGCAGAATCGATGGCAATGCCTACATCCTGGATTTCCAGTATCCCTTCTCTGCTGTGCAAGCCTTTGCTGTGGCTTTGGCCAACGTCACCCAACGCCTCAAATGA